A window of Pristis pectinata isolate sPriPec2 chromosome 33, sPriPec2.1.pri, whole genome shotgun sequence contains these coding sequences:
- the fmc1 gene encoding protein FMC1 homolog: MAAAATPPLRVLRAILKELRSRGGDYRHSAAYRYITEQFRKNQVTSEKLCRAQQELIHQASTYLCLLQSVRQHLALHQEYHGKGERSPQEIAQQVGFKLPQQPGGKGWEK; the protein is encoded by the exons ATGGCGGCGGCGGCGACTCCTCCGCTGCGGGTCCTGAGGGCGATTCTGAAGGAGCTGCGGAGCCGGGGCGGCGATTACCGGCACTCCGCCGCCTACAGATACATCACGGAGCAGTTCCGCAAAAACCAG GTTACCAGTGAGAAGCTGTGCCGTGCCCAGCAGGAACTCATCCACCAGGCCTCCACCTACCTGTGTTTGCTGCAGAGTGTCCGGCAGCACCTCGCGCTGCACCAGGAGTATCACGGCAAGGGGGAGCGGTCGCCCCAAGAAATAGCACAGCAAGTTGGGTTCAAGCTGCCACAGCAACCTGGGGGCAAAGGGTGGGAAAAGTGA